One part of the Mariniflexile litorale genome encodes these proteins:
- a CDS encoding OmpA family protein produces MKKIILVSTLVMTFISCINEKKIETNTMQTIEVAITPTPETQTNKDAMFLDEIDWSKIPESTANIGGFPYLTVPEGFVIWEEGHNEISKNGMTKFSDFSKLILFNGTSFYNAEGKKAELDVAMKEREADFNKFKLDKSLEAYLKQIGAVLLFNGQIPHEKLDKLKETDEKLVYKFIQTAGSPYDNAVKNYVLNHKNAKVCFQFGSNSASAKLGIIELEDFKQTIKAPTASEMQNDIDTRGKAILNINFDTDKAVLKPDGQKIVDEIYILLSNNSKLKLSIEGHTDATGSPERNQQLSSDRAHTVRYALAAKGIDIKRLKAIGFGDSKPFVSNNNDENKAKNRRVELVKI; encoded by the coding sequence ATGAAAAAAATAATATTAGTTTCAACCTTGGTAATGACTTTCATTTCATGTATAAATGAAAAGAAAATAGAAACAAATACTATGCAAACCATAGAAGTGGCCATAACCCCAACTCCAGAAACACAAACGAATAAAGATGCGATGTTTCTAGATGAAATAGACTGGTCTAAAATCCCAGAATCAACTGCCAACATTGGTGGTTTTCCCTATTTAACCGTACCAGAAGGGTTTGTGATATGGGAAGAGGGACATAATGAAATTTCAAAAAATGGGATGACTAAATTTTCAGATTTTAGTAAATTAATTCTATTCAATGGCACTTCTTTTTATAATGCTGAAGGTAAAAAAGCGGAACTTGATGTTGCCATGAAAGAAAGGGAGGCCGATTTTAATAAATTCAAATTGGATAAAAGTTTAGAGGCTTACCTAAAACAAATAGGAGCTGTTTTATTGTTTAATGGACAAATTCCTCATGAAAAATTAGATAAACTTAAAGAAACAGATGAGAAATTAGTATATAAATTTATACAAACTGCTGGAAGCCCTTATGATAATGCAGTAAAAAACTATGTATTAAACCATAAAAATGCAAAAGTATGCTTCCAGTTTGGTTCCAATTCGGCTTCTGCAAAACTAGGGATTATAGAATTAGAAGATTTTAAACAAACCATCAAAGCACCAACGGCTTCCGAAATGCAAAACGATATAGATACACGTGGGAAAGCCATACTTAACATCAATTTTGATACTGATAAGGCCGTTTTAAAGCCAGATGGTCAAAAAATAGTGGATGAAATTTACATACTTTTATCAAACAATTCAAAATTAAAATTATCTATTGAAGGCCATACTGATGCGACCGGGTCTCCCGAAAGAAACCAACAATTATCCAGTGATAGAGCCCATACGGTAAGGTACGCTTTAGCAGCGAAAGGCATAGATATAAAACGATTAAAAGCAATTGGATTTGGGGACTCTAAACCATTTGTATCTAATAACAACGATGAAAACAAAGCCAAGAATAGGCGAGTAGAACTCGTTAAAATTTAA
- a CDS encoding SMP-30/gluconolactonase/LRE family protein — MELIKKRAQVEMAGTGFLFTEGPAVANNGNVYFTDQPNDKIHIWDEKKGIALYLEGTGRSNGMYFNSKGHLMACADEKNQLIYFDENKKINVVFQDFEDKHLNAPNDLWIAQNENIYFTDPYYHRTWWDKEHKEIQEVPGVYLLNSEGKIKRVISDFVKPNGIIGTPDGKTLYVADIGDDKIWKYDIVEDGTLTNKTFFAPHGSDGMTIDTKGNVYLTSEKVWVYNSEGKLIEEIDVPEKPSNVCFGGKKRNILFITARKSVYTLKMKVKGVD, encoded by the coding sequence ATGGAATTAATTAAAAAAAGGGCTCAAGTTGAAATGGCAGGCACTGGTTTCCTTTTTACGGAAGGGCCAGCTGTGGCAAATAATGGCAATGTATATTTCACCGACCAACCTAATGATAAAATTCATATTTGGGATGAAAAGAAAGGTATTGCTCTTTATTTGGAAGGAACAGGAAGATCTAACGGCATGTATTTTAATTCAAAAGGTCACCTAATGGCCTGTGCAGATGAAAAAAATCAATTAATTTACTTTGATGAAAACAAAAAAATAAATGTTGTTTTTCAAGATTTTGAAGATAAACATTTGAATGCCCCAAACGATTTATGGATTGCACAAAATGAAAATATTTATTTTACCGATCCGTATTATCATAGAACCTGGTGGGATAAAGAGCATAAAGAAATACAAGAGGTGCCTGGAGTATATTTATTAAATTCTGAAGGCAAAATAAAACGTGTGATTTCTGATTTTGTTAAACCCAATGGAATTATTGGAACTCCCGACGGAAAAACGCTGTATGTTGCTGATATTGGAGACGATAAAATATGGAAGTATGATATTGTGGAAGATGGAACTTTAACAAATAAAACGTTTTTCGCTCCACATGGTAGTGATGGAATGACTATCGACACCAAAGGGAACGTGTATCTTACTTCTGAAAAAGTATGGGTATACAATTCTGAAGGTAAATTAATTGAAGAAATAGATGTACCTGAAAAACCTTCAAATGTTTGTTTCGGAGGTAAAAAAAGAAATATACTTTTTATTACAGCTCGAAAATCTGTTTATACTTTAAAAATGAAAGTAAAAGGAGTCGATTAA
- a CDS encoding sugar kinase yields MKQIITFGEVLMRLSPEGNKKFIQANLLEFYFGGTEVNVGISIANFGEKVKHISCVSNDFVGDTAISYIQKFGVSTSAIVRSDRPLGVYFLEVGAVMRPSSISYNRSHSSFSEIKPEMVNWTNTLKKAKWIHWTGITPALSKGAYDTLKAGLLLAKEKGIAVSADPTYRKGLWKYGENAQEVLADLLSYSTIFIGGINEINEVLESNYEFSNDDFIEASKALMKKFPSIEKVFDKIRTPINASWHKIRARMWNGKEFRETSDFDITHIIDRIGTGDAFAAGLIYGLQEFDDYKSMEFASAACALKHTYEGDVNYATVSEVMGILDGNVSGRFNR; encoded by the coding sequence ATGAAACAAATTATAACATTCGGAGAAGTTTTAATGCGCTTATCGCCCGAGGGAAATAAAAAATTTATACAGGCTAATTTGTTAGAATTTTATTTTGGCGGTACTGAAGTGAATGTAGGCATTTCCATTGCTAATTTTGGTGAAAAAGTAAAGCATATTAGCTGTGTTTCTAACGATTTTGTTGGAGATACAGCCATTTCATATATACAAAAATTTGGAGTAAGCACATCGGCCATTGTACGGTCGGACCGACCTTTGGGTGTCTATTTTTTAGAAGTAGGTGCTGTTATGCGCCCTAGCTCTATTTCATATAATCGTTCCCATTCTTCTTTTTCTGAAATTAAACCAGAAATGGTAAATTGGACAAACACTTTAAAAAAAGCCAAATGGATTCATTGGACCGGAATTACTCCAGCCTTAAGTAAAGGCGCTTACGACACACTTAAAGCCGGACTTTTATTAGCAAAAGAAAAAGGAATCGCTGTAAGTGCCGACCCTACCTATAGAAAAGGCTTATGGAAATATGGTGAAAATGCTCAAGAAGTATTGGCCGATTTGCTTTCATATTCCACTATTTTTATTGGAGGTATTAACGAAATAAATGAAGTTTTAGAAAGCAATTATGAATTTTCTAACGATGATTTTATTGAAGCAAGTAAAGCCTTAATGAAAAAATTTCCATCTATTGAAAAGGTATTTGATAAAATAAGAACCCCTATAAATGCATCTTGGCACAAAATAAGAGCTAGAATGTGGAATGGTAAAGAGTTTAGAGAAACAAGCGATTTCGATATCACACACATTATAGACCGTATAGGAACAGGCGATGCCTTTGCCGCAGGATTGATATATGGATTACAAGAATTCGACGATTATAAATCTATGGAATTTGCTAGTGCTGCCTGCGCTTTAAAACACACCTATGAAGGCGATGTTAATTACGCGACAGTAAGTGAAGTTATGGGTATTTTAGATGGCAATGTTTCTGGTAGATTTAATAGATAA